In Chloroflexota bacterium, one DNA window encodes the following:
- a CDS encoding biotin/lipoyl-binding protein — translation MDKLKVIALCLALLAAAVYPWAYGYQDVVAQGTAPIEATKPSTSEQHVLTKARVVPIRSATLSFPIEGIVAEVLVSEGDQVKAGQVLIRLDSGRQQAAVLQAKAELRRARAQLAELKAGPRPEEIAIAEAAVMNAQARLQKVLEGPSEAELTAARIDLANAEAALRTAQSNYDAISWRNDLAATAQSFALDKATKTYTAIKARLDELLRGPSEADMAIARSEVREAQANLELLRAGARPETIAVAEAEVAATEAALEQAVATLAETELRAPFTGTIAALNVSVGEYVAPGMPVAVLGDLSAWLIETRDVTEQDVVRVQPGAPVTITFDAIPDLTLTGRVSTISLVGEETADGVVYTVTIIPDLQDSRLRWNMSALVSIE, via the coding sequence ATGGATAAGCTAAAGGTTATCGCTCTCTGCCTCGCTCTACTGGCCGCGGCGGTTTACCCGTGGGCATACGGATATCAAGACGTTGTCGCTCAGGGGACGGCGCCAATTGAAGCAACGAAACCCTCGACTTCGGAACAGCACGTGCTGACCAAGGCCCGGGTGGTGCCCATACGAAGCGCAACGTTGAGCTTCCCGATCGAGGGGATCGTGGCAGAAGTGCTCGTCTCGGAAGGGGACCAGGTGAAGGCTGGCCAGGTGCTCATCCGGCTGGACTCTGGCCGACAACAAGCGGCTGTCTTGCAGGCTAAGGCCGAGCTCCGACGCGCTCGAGCTCAGCTGGCCGAGCTGAAGGCTGGACCTCGCCCAGAGGAGATCGCGATAGCAGAGGCCGCCGTGATGAATGCCCAGGCGAGGCTGCAAAAGGTTCTGGAGGGGCCCAGCGAAGCCGAACTCACCGCCGCCCGCATCGACCTCGCTAACGCCGAGGCCGCCCTTCGTACAGCACAGAGTAACTATGACGCGATAAGCTGGCGCAACGACCTTGCGGCGACGGCTCAGTCCTTTGCGCTGGATAAGGCGACCAAGACCTATACGGCGATCAAGGCTCGCCTGGATGAACTTCTCAGGGGTCCCAGTGAAGCCGATATGGCAATCGCTCGTTCAGAAGTGCGCGAGGCTCAGGCGAACCTGGAACTACTGCGTGCTGGGGCGCGCCCGGAGACCATCGCTGTAGCCGAAGCCGAAGTCGCAGCAACCGAAGCAGCGCTAGAACAGGCAGTGGCGACGTTGGCCGAGACAGAGTTGCGGGCTCCTTTCACCGGCACGATAGCCGCGCTCAATGTGAGCGTAGGAGAGTACGTAGCACCGGGCATGCCCGTCGCGGTTCTGGGCGACCTTTCCGCCTGGCTCATCGAAACCAGGGACGTGACGGAGCAGGACGTGGTACGGGTCCAACCGGGTGCACCAGTCACTATCACATTTGATGCTATCCCTGATCTGACACTAACGGGACGAGTAAGCACCATCAGCTTGGTTGGTGAAGAGACAGCAGACGGCGTCGTCTACACAGTCACGATCATACCTGACCTGCAAGATAGCCGCTTGCGCTGGAACATGAGTGCCTTGGTCTCCATCGAGTAG